In the genome of Acidimicrobiales bacterium, the window CGAAGAGCGTCGCCATGCGCAAGAAGGACCTCGGCCGCTGGAAGGAGTACACCTGGGCCGACTACGCCGAGCGGGCGGCCCGCATCGGCCTCGGCCTGAAGGCGCTCGGCGTCGAGCGGGGCGAGCGGGTGGCGATCCACGCCGAGAACCGGCCGGCCTGGCCGCTCGCCGACATGGGGGTCCAGGGCATCGGGGCCGTTGCCGTCGGCATCTACCCGACGAGCCCGGCGGCCGAGGTGCAGTACCTCCTGTCCCACTCCGAGTCCGTCGTGCTGATCGCCGAGGACGAGGAGCAGCTGGACAAGGCGTGGGAGGTGCGGGAGAAGCTCCCCTCGCTGCGGAAGATCGTGGTCGTCGACCCGAGGGGCGTGAAGCAGCTGGGCGACCCGATGCTGATGACCCTCGCCGACCTCGAGGCGCTCGGCGCCGAGCAGGACCGCTCGCACTACGAGGCCGAGGTGGCGGCCATCGAGCCGGCCGACGTCGCCCTCATCGTCTACACGTCGGGGACGACCGGCCCGCCGAAGGGCGCCATGCTCACCCACGCCAACCTCCGGGCGGCGGCGGAGGCGGCGCACGCCGTGTTCGGCGTCGGCGAGGACGACGAGATCCTGTCGTACCTGCCGCTGTGCCACATCGCCGAGCGCCTCATCTCGGTGATCGACGCCATCGCCTCCGGCTACGTCGTGAACTTCGGCGACGGCGGCGAGTCGTTCGCCGCCGACATGCGCGAGGTGCAGCCGACCTTCTTCCTCGGCGTCCCGCGGGTGTGGGAGAAGATGATGGCCGGCGTCGAGATCCGCATGGCCGACGCCGGCTGGCTGAAGCGGCTCACCTACCGGTTCTGGCTGCGGCAGGGCCGGCGGATCGCCGCCCACCGCTGGAGCGGCCGCTTCGGCCCGGCCGACCGCGTCCTCTACCTCCTCGGCTGGCTGATGCTCTACCGGAGCCTGCGGATCAAGCTCGGGCTGGCGAGGGCCCGCCAGTCGCTCTCCGGCGCGGCGCCGATCGCCCCCCAGGTGCTCGAGTACTTCTGGGCGCTCGGCATCCCGGTGCGCGAGGGCTACGGGCAGACCGAGAACACGGCCCAGGCGACGATCACCCCGGCCGACGACGTCCGCATCGGCAAGGTGGGCAGGCCCGTGCCCGGCTGCGAGCTCCGGATCGCCGAGGACGGCGAGATCCTCACCCGGGGGCCGGCCACCTTCGCCGGCTACTTCAAGGACGAGCAGGCGACGAGGGCGACCGTCGACGCCGACGGCTGGCTCCACACCGGCGACGTGGGCGAGCTCGACGGCGACGGCTTCCTCACGATCACCGACCGCAAGAAGGACATCCTCATCACCGCCGGCGGCAAGAACGTCTCGCCGTCCGAGATCGAGAACAAGCTCAAGGTGTCGCCCTACGTGCGGGAGGCGGTGGTGGTCGGCGACCGCCGGCCCTACCTCGTCGCCCTGATCGGCATCGAGGCCGACACGGTGGCCAACTGGGCGGCCCGCCGGCGCATCACGTTCACGACCTACCGCGACCTCACGACCAAGCCCGAGGTCCGCGACCTCGTGCGGCAGTGGGTGGACGAGGTCAACCGGGAGCTGGCCCAGGTCGAGACCGTGAAGCGGTTCGCCCTGCTGCCGAAGGAGCTCGACCACGAGGAGGGCGAGCTCACCGCCACCCAGAAGGTGAAGCGGGCGGCGATCACCCGGGAGTTCTCGGACCTGATCGAGTCGCTCTACGCCGGGCGGGGCGGCTGATGGACGAGTTCCTGCGGCTGTGCATCGCCGGCCTGGCCCTCGGCTCGCAGTACGCGCTGATCGTGCTCGGCTTCGTCGTGATCTACCGGGCGACCGGGGTCGTGAACTTCGCCCAGGGCGGCTTCGTCGTGCTCGGCGCCTACCTCGCCTACAACGCCCACAACACGTGGGACCTGCCCTTCGCCCTGGCCGTGATCGTCGCCATGCTCGGCGGGGCGCTCGTCGGCGTGGTCGTCGAGCGGCTGATCCTGCGGCGCATGGTCGGCCAGCCCGTCTTCGCCGTGATCATGATCACGATCGGGCTCTACTACATCCTCGAACAGATCGTGCCGAGCATCTGGGGCCCGCAGAACCTCAACCTGGGCGACCCGTGGGGCATCCAGGTGAAGAGCCTCGGCGACATCCAGGTCGCCGTGAAGGACCTGTGGACGATCGCGCTGGCGGCCGCCGCCCTGCTCGCCTTCTTCCTCCTGTTCCGCTACTCGAAGATCGGGGTGGCCATGCGGGCCACCGCCCTCGACCAGGAGGCGGCCCTGGCCCAGGGGATCAGCGCCCGGCGGATCTTCGCCATCTCGTGGGGGATCGCCGGCGCCGTCGCCGCCCTGGCCGGCGTGACCCAGGCGGCCGGCTCGATCCAGGTGCGGCCGACGCTCGGCCTCGTCGCCCTGCTCGCCTTCCCGGCCATGATCCTCGGCGGCCTCGACTCGCCGGGCGGGGCCGTGCTCGGCGGGATCATCATCGGCGTCACCCAGACCCTCACGGCCGGCTACCAGGACGACTTCTTCCCCTGGCTCGGCGACGGCTTCAACTCGGTCATGCCCTACGTGGTGATGGTCGTCATCCTCCTCGTGCGGCCCTTCGGCCTGTTCGGCACGAAGGAGGTCAGGAGGGTCTGATGGCCAACCCCAGCCCGTACCTCGTCACCAGCTACGAGCGCGACCTCCGGCTGTTCCCCACGCTCGCCTCGAAGATCGGCCTCGGCCTGCTCGTCCTCGTCTGGCTGGCGCTGCCGTTCAACCTCACCGACTA includes:
- a CDS encoding AMP-binding protein — translated: MSETLTAAPPAGRTQPAFRSLPAIVLERAAATPKSVAMRKKDLGRWKEYTWADYAERAARIGLGLKALGVERGERVAIHAENRPAWPLADMGVQGIGAVAVGIYPTSPAAEVQYLLSHSESVVLIAEDEEQLDKAWEVREKLPSLRKIVVVDPRGVKQLGDPMLMTLADLEALGAEQDRSHYEAEVAAIEPADVALIVYTSGTTGPPKGAMLTHANLRAAAEAAHAVFGVGEDDEILSYLPLCHIAERLISVIDAIASGYVVNFGDGGESFAADMREVQPTFFLGVPRVWEKMMAGVEIRMADAGWLKRLTYRFWLRQGRRIAAHRWSGRFGPADRVLYLLGWLMLYRSLRIKLGLARARQSLSGAAPIAPQVLEYFWALGIPVREGYGQTENTAQATITPADDVRIGKVGRPVPGCELRIAEDGEILTRGPATFAGYFKDEQATRATVDADGWLHTGDVGELDGDGFLTITDRKKDILITAGGKNVSPSEIENKLKVSPYVREAVVVGDRRPYLVALIGIEADTVANWAARRRITFTTYRDLTTKPEVRDLVRQWVDEVNRELAQVETVKRFALLPKELDHEEGELTATQKVKRAAITREFSDLIESLYAGRGG
- a CDS encoding branched-chain amino acid ABC transporter permease, with product MDEFLRLCIAGLALGSQYALIVLGFVVIYRATGVVNFAQGGFVVLGAYLAYNAHNTWDLPFALAVIVAMLGGALVGVVVERLILRRMVGQPVFAVIMITIGLYYILEQIVPSIWGPQNLNLGDPWGIQVKSLGDIQVAVKDLWTIALAAAALLAFFLLFRYSKIGVAMRATALDQEAALAQGISARRIFAISWGIAGAVAALAGVTQAAGSIQVRPTLGLVALLAFPAMILGGLDSPGGAVLGGIIIGVTQTLTAGYQDDFFPWLGDGFNSVMPYVVMVVILLVRPFGLFGTKEVRRV